In Dyadobacter sp. NIV53, a single window of DNA contains:
- the tnpB gene encoding IS66 family insertion sequence element accessory protein TnpB (TnpB, as the term is used for proteins encoded by IS66 family insertion elements, is considered an accessory protein, since TnpC, encoded by a neighboring gene, is a DDE family transposase.), with product MLALSNSCRYFLYRSPTDMRYVIYSLAGLVRNELGFDPASGDIFVFLGKRLNQIRLLQWDRDGFAMYIKKLEQGTFEWPQSENIAITSHQLTLLLQGVMLDSVRLRKRYQQTNQVTKQEGKLAPKVP from the coding sequence ATGTTAGCCTTATCTAATAGTTGCCGGTACTTCCTATACCGGAGCCCAACAGACATGCGCTATGTTATATACAGTTTGGCTGGCCTGGTCCGGAATGAATTGGGCTTTGATCCGGCGAGCGGAGACATTTTCGTTTTCTTAGGTAAACGACTTAATCAAATCCGGCTCTTGCAGTGGGATCGGGACGGGTTTGCGATGTATATCAAAAAGCTAGAACAGGGCACTTTTGAATGGCCACAGTCAGAAAATATAGCCATCACCAGCCATCAATTGACACTTCTTTTACAGGGTGTAATGCTGGATTCCGTCCGCCTCAGAAAACGTTATCAGCAGACAAATCAGGTCACAAAACAAGAAGGAAAATTAGCGCCAAAAGTGCCTTAA
- a CDS encoding IS3 family transposase — protein sequence MTKSYEVIEALSSEYPIRVLCSVLNIGFGVFYAWKRSETYVLRNAKKDLAEQVKVVFDEHRCRYGAIRISKELQSRGLKIGRHQTQTLMRIQNLKAIQPKSFVPKTTDSNHNFGRNANLLLDRAPPIQPNEVFVGDITYIPLADGSFLYLATWLDMFSRVIVGWDLDANMRSSLVINALTKSIDRRNLKSGLIIHTDGGGQYASEDFRKLIKKHKFCQSMTRKNNHYDNAMGESLFSRFKAELIQKGTFLNFDDAYTEIFEYIEIYYNRKRRHSGINYEIPTEFEEKFRRQSNKSP from the coding sequence ATAACAAAATCCTACGAAGTAATCGAAGCATTGTCGTCTGAGTACCCAATTCGAGTGCTTTGTTCTGTTCTGAACATTGGCTTTGGGGTGTTTTATGCTTGGAAACGATCAGAAACATACGTGCTCAGAAATGCAAAAAAGGATTTAGCAGAGCAGGTAAAAGTGGTCTTTGATGAGCATCGCTGCCGTTACGGAGCCATAAGAATAAGTAAAGAATTGCAATCCAGAGGTCTGAAAATTGGACGACATCAAACACAGACGTTGATGAGAATACAAAATTTAAAGGCCATTCAGCCCAAGAGCTTTGTTCCAAAAACGACCGACTCAAACCATAATTTCGGACGCAATGCCAATTTATTACTTGATAGAGCACCGCCAATACAGCCCAACGAAGTATTTGTAGGCGATATTACTTATATCCCTTTGGCAGATGGATCCTTTCTTTATCTTGCTACCTGGCTAGATATGTTTAGCAGAGTGATTGTTGGCTGGGATTTGGATGCCAACATGCGTAGTTCCTTGGTTATAAATGCTTTGACGAAATCAATTGATAGACGAAATCTGAAAAGTGGATTAATTATACATACAGACGGAGGTGGACAGTATGCATCAGAAGATTTTAGAAAGTTGATAAAAAAGCATAAGTTCTGCCAAAGTATGACGAGAAAGAATAACCATTATGACAACGCAATGGGCGAAAGTCTGTTTAGTAGATTTAAAGCGGAATTGATACAAAAAGGAACGTTTCTCAATTTTGATGACGCATACACTGAGATTTTTGAGTACATCGAAATATACTACAACCGGAAACGGAGACATTCAGGTATCAATTATGAAATACCGACCGAATTCGAAGAGAAATTTCGAAGACAATCAAATAAATCACCCTAA
- a CDS encoding IS3 family transposase, with the protein MHSKSKQTYGSPRITRELIKLDVKVSRPRVARLMKKAKIRSIVKRKFRVTTDSEHKYPVVENKLNREFKVEKIATAWVSDITYIKTTQGWLYLTIILDLADRRIIGWSLSSTMKAVDTVIPAWKMAQKNRSITTKLIFHSDRGIQYACNEFKSLLDRNPLVTRSMTGAPGDRKGNCWDNAVAESFFKTLKVECVYQNKFINKQQAAIVVFEYIEIWYNKTRQHSALGYVSPKEFEELLNMQKIAA; encoded by the coding sequence ATTCACAGTAAAAGTAAACAAACTTACGGAAGCCCTAGAATCACTCGCGAACTGATAAAATTGGATGTAAAAGTGTCCCGTCCAAGGGTTGCCAGGCTGATGAAGAAAGCTAAAATAAGAAGTATTGTTAAGAGAAAATTTCGTGTTACAACGGATTCTGAGCACAAATATCCAGTTGTTGAAAATAAGCTAAACAGAGAATTTAAGGTAGAAAAAATAGCCACCGCCTGGGTATCAGACATCACGTACATAAAGACGACCCAAGGCTGGTTATATCTCACTATTATATTGGATTTAGCTGACAGGAGAATAATTGGATGGTCATTAAGTTCAACTATGAAAGCTGTTGATACAGTGATACCTGCATGGAAAATGGCTCAGAAAAATCGGAGTATTACAACCAAATTAATTTTCCATTCTGACCGTGGCATTCAATATGCCTGCAACGAATTTAAAAGTTTATTGGACAGAAATCCTCTTGTTACCAGAAGTATGACGGGGGCGCCCGGCGACAGGAAAGGAAACTGCTGGGATAATGCAGTTGCAGAAAGCTTTTTTAAGACATTGAAAGTAGAATGTGTTTATCAAAACAAGTTTATAAATAAGCAGCAGGCCGCCATAGTTGTATTTGAGTATATTGAGATATGGTACAACAAAACCAGACAACATTCTGCCTTAGGATATGTGTCACCAAAAGAATTTGAAGAACTTTTAAATATGCAGAAAATTGCGGCTTAA
- a CDS encoding ATP-binding protein has product MIYLSKSQSTQCGFVGRILFNHIDWSPAGTIETSCLFKQVSDFNNKAHERQTELYTEEEHILKADSGKTESYKYSTPLQNEIHWLREICENNQTLIFKLGEINIELSNNPVLLLTGEAGAGKSHLLGDIALNRTRDHGQPFILLLGQNFKREKSIWENILALLDLSCTSSEFLDTLNQIGQQIKQRVVIAIDAINEGPGRELWRESLAGFIFDVKQYKHVALVISIRNTYLNEIIPIDIRQDPTIVKVTHEGFRGNEYFALQAFCKYYGISQPNFPLLLPEYSNPLFLNLICQGIAVSENKSFPQGYHGISEIFSLYKKAITIKLSQKRDEYKLRLTLFDKVLEEFSNASYKQEFRKFLPLEEAVALLSNGLIS; this is encoded by the coding sequence TTGATCTACCTGTCAAAAAGCCAATCTACACAATGTGGGTTCGTCGGACGGATACTGTTTAATCATATAGATTGGAGTCCTGCCGGAACTATTGAAACAAGCTGTCTTTTCAAACAAGTTTCAGATTTTAATAACAAAGCTCATGAAAGACAAACGGAGCTTTACACAGAGGAAGAACATATTCTAAAAGCTGACAGTGGTAAAACTGAGTCATATAAATACTCAACTCCCTTACAGAATGAAATTCATTGGCTTCGAGAGATATGTGAAAACAATCAAACTTTAATTTTTAAACTTGGAGAAATAAATATAGAGTTAAGTAATAATCCGGTTTTGCTTTTAACTGGTGAGGCTGGAGCCGGTAAATCACATCTTCTGGGAGATATCGCCTTAAATCGCACAAGGGATCATGGGCAGCCGTTCATTTTATTACTTGGCCAAAATTTTAAACGAGAAAAATCAATATGGGAGAACATACTAGCCCTTCTTGACTTGTCCTGCACTTCTAGCGAATTTCTAGATACGTTAAACCAAATAGGCCAACAAATAAAGCAACGCGTTGTCATTGCAATTGATGCGATCAATGAAGGTCCAGGAAGAGAATTATGGCGGGAAAGCTTAGCTGGATTCATTTTTGATGTAAAACAATATAAGCATGTTGCTCTTGTCATCAGTATTCGCAATACATATTTGAATGAGATAATTCCGATTGACATACGCCAAGATCCTACTATAGTTAAGGTAACTCATGAGGGATTTCGAGGTAATGAATATTTTGCTTTACAAGCTTTTTGCAAGTATTATGGAATAAGCCAACCCAATTTTCCGCTCTTACTACCGGAGTATAGCAATCCACTGTTTCTAAACTTAATATGTCAGGGTATTGCAGTGTCCGAAAATAAGTCCTTTCCACAGGGTTATCACGGCATAAGTGAAATTTTTTCATTATATAAGAAAGCCATAACCATCAAACTTTCACAAAAGCGCGATGAATACAAACTTCGACTTACACTTTTTGATAAAGTTTTGGAGGAGTTTTCCAATGCTTCTTACAAACAAGAATTTCGGAAATTCCTGCCTTTGGAAGAGGCGGTAGCTCTTTTGAGCAACGGTTTAATAAGCTAG
- the tnpC gene encoding IS66 family transposase, with amino-acid sequence MEDTATDYKLLYQQAIAAHKKSLELISEKDEQIQALNFELDKYKRYIFGKKNEKLASVHTDANQIDLFELGTDQQQQEELSQQVADVVKEKTPAKKREKGTGRMLLPENLRREIIIIEPTEDVTGCIIIGEEVTEVLDLIPAEFFVKRYIRYKYARANGEGIITASLPDRVIDKGIPSEAVIAQMVVDKYVFGLPLHRQIDKYRRLGVNVPASTASDWIMKGWQHLAPLWELLKLLVLNQKYLQADETPLKVLDRDHKNGIHQGFMWIYNAPCDKLTLFDYRKGRDQSGPRQMLEGYAGILQVDGYAVYEKLFGSHPDILLVYCMAHARRKFVDALKYDEQKATYVLERMQLLYVLEKQMREEGVDWEERTKLRQKKSVPVLLELKEWMTEQLPLVIPKSPLGQAIAYTLPRWEGLSAYALHGQIEIDNNLAENVIRPLAIGRKSFLFAGSHQAAEMTAAMYSFMATCKRNGVDEQEWLKDVFERIQSHKQKDLYQLLPNNWIEYRNQTG; translated from the coding sequence ATGGAAGACACGGCGACGGACTATAAATTACTTTATCAGCAGGCAATTGCTGCACATAAAAAGTCGCTGGAATTAATATCGGAAAAGGATGAGCAGATCCAGGCTCTGAACTTTGAGCTTGATAAATACAAGCGGTATATATTCGGCAAAAAGAATGAAAAACTGGCCAGTGTCCACACGGATGCAAACCAGATTGATCTCTTTGAACTGGGAACGGACCAGCAGCAACAAGAGGAACTTTCACAGCAAGTCGCTGACGTTGTAAAGGAAAAAACTCCTGCCAAAAAGCGTGAAAAAGGAACGGGGAGAATGCTGCTTCCTGAGAACCTGCGCCGTGAGATCATCATCATTGAACCTACCGAAGACGTTACCGGCTGTATTATAATCGGAGAAGAGGTCACTGAGGTATTGGACCTTATTCCTGCTGAATTTTTTGTGAAGCGTTACATCCGTTACAAATATGCCCGTGCAAATGGTGAGGGCATCATAACCGCATCACTTCCAGACCGTGTGATCGATAAGGGCATTCCTTCCGAAGCGGTCATTGCCCAAATGGTTGTTGATAAATATGTATTTGGTCTTCCACTTCACCGTCAAATCGATAAATACAGAAGATTGGGAGTGAATGTTCCAGCTTCCACCGCCTCTGATTGGATCATGAAAGGCTGGCAGCATCTCGCTCCTTTATGGGAGCTTTTAAAACTGCTCGTTCTCAATCAAAAGTATTTACAAGCCGACGAAACACCTCTCAAAGTGCTTGATAGAGATCACAAAAATGGGATCCATCAAGGCTTCATGTGGATATATAATGCCCCTTGCGACAAACTGACGCTGTTTGACTATCGGAAAGGCCGCGATCAAAGTGGGCCCAGGCAGATGCTGGAAGGGTATGCGGGTATCCTTCAGGTTGATGGGTACGCCGTCTATGAAAAGCTCTTTGGTAGCCATCCAGATATCCTGCTGGTCTACTGCATGGCCCATGCCCGCCGTAAATTTGTTGACGCTCTTAAATACGACGAACAGAAAGCTACCTATGTACTCGAACGCATGCAGCTACTTTATGTCCTCGAAAAGCAGATGCGAGAAGAAGGGGTGGATTGGGAGGAGAGAACCAAATTAAGGCAGAAAAAATCGGTTCCGGTTCTTTTGGAATTAAAGGAGTGGATGACAGAGCAGCTTCCGCTGGTAATCCCCAAAAGTCCTCTCGGTCAAGCCATAGCCTACACCTTACCCCGCTGGGAAGGACTGAGTGCGTATGCATTGCATGGGCAAATTGAGATCGATAATAATCTTGCGGAGAACGTAATCAGGCCCCTTGCAATTGGACGAAAATCATTTTTGTTCGCTGGTTCCCACCAGGCAGCTGAAATGACAGCAGCTATGTATTCCTTTATGGCAACATGCAAAAGGAATGGTGTTGATGAACAGGAGTGGCTCAAAGATGTCTTCGAAAGAATCCAGTCACACAAACAAAAGGATCTCTACCAGTTGCTTCCAAATAACTGGATTGAGTACAGAAATCAGACAGGTTGA
- the tnpA gene encoding IS66 family insertion sequence element accessory protein TnpA produces the protein MKNETERMRELYDQWQTQGISKQAFCNQNGIGYHKFNYWVKKFRHKNVATMSPPRGFSQISVPQPELITQDQQALAAITFPSGVRIELFDSLDASFIRKLIL, from the coding sequence ATGAAAAATGAGACAGAAAGAATGCGTGAGCTGTACGATCAGTGGCAGACGCAAGGGATAAGCAAACAGGCTTTTTGCAATCAGAATGGTATAGGATACCATAAATTCAATTACTGGGTTAAGAAATTCCGCCACAAGAATGTGGCCACCATGTCACCGCCCCGTGGGTTCAGTCAGATATCAGTTCCGCAACCAGAATTAATTACGCAAGACCAACAGGCGCTGGCAGCAATCACTTTTCCATCCGGAGTACGGATAGAGCTATTCGATTCTTTGGACGCATCATTTATCAGGAAGCTCATTCTTTAA
- a CDS encoding NACHT domain-containing NTPase — MVVLGEPGMGKSTTMQYMAYNDAKDLLSTNSNNITRIPIYLELKLFSKSETIIEVASHKVGIEEERLLDYFTKGKITLFLDGLNEVFIEIRKSIRIEIQKLIAKYPKLAIIVTTRPLAYANEFKETPVFVLQRMEDEQVKEFLLKNCSHVPTRALIFNEVTANIRLGKIVRVPLLLKMLINVVLNNKGIIPANKTLIIKRFIQNLYDRETKKITSDIDFRIIHRLLCFVGYKTRNINGSNVGWRMEELEAIIERRIEGSRFKINAYEFLDYAMDLNIIVNDENKYSFIHELYQEYYASEEMFRESAVIK; from the coding sequence ATGGTTGTGCTTGGTGAGCCAGGAATGGGTAAAAGCACTACTATGCAATATATGGCTTACAACGATGCGAAGGATCTGTTATCTACAAATTCTAATAACATTACCAGAATTCCGATATACCTTGAATTGAAATTATTTTCCAAGTCAGAGACCATAATCGAAGTTGCATCCCATAAGGTTGGAATAGAGGAAGAACGATTATTAGACTATTTTACAAAGGGCAAGATAACCCTTTTTTTAGACGGACTTAACGAGGTATTTATCGAGATTCGTAAAAGTATTCGGATTGAAATACAGAAACTTATTGCAAAATATCCTAAGTTGGCAATTATAGTTACTACACGACCACTCGCTTATGCCAACGAGTTCAAAGAAACACCAGTGTTTGTGCTTCAAAGAATGGAGGACGAGCAGGTGAAAGAATTTCTCTTGAAGAATTGTAGTCATGTGCCAACGCGTGCCTTAATTTTTAATGAAGTAACAGCAAATATTAGGCTGGGTAAAATTGTCAGAGTTCCCCTGCTACTTAAAATGTTAATAAATGTCGTGTTAAACAATAAAGGTATTATTCCAGCCAATAAGACGCTAATTATAAAACGATTTATTCAAAATTTATATGACCGTGAAACCAAAAAAATTACATCAGACATAGATTTTAGAATTATTCACAGATTGCTCTGTTTTGTGGGGTATAAAACCCGAAATATTAATGGCTCAAACGTTGGATGGAGAATGGAAGAGCTAGAGGCTATTATAGAACGAAGGATTGAAGGTTCAAGATTTAAGATAAATGCTTACGAATTTCTTGATTATGCCATGGACTTAAACATTATAGTTAATGATGAGAATAAGTACAGTTTCATTCATGAATTATATCAGGAATATTACGCATCAGAAGAAATGTTTAGAGAATCAGCGGTTATCAAATGA
- a CDS encoding IS982 family transposase, which yields MTDLQVVALSLTAEYMSIDSENLLFQLIPLDSIENLLERSQFNKRRRKLLEFTERLRKGLSHNFIEFEDCFIIDSMPLEICKIARHRRVKICKENFETAPEKGFCASQNTWFYGYKLHAVCTMSGVFSSIDITKANVHDIAYLKDVKSQLSDAVLLGDRGYISNQQQVDLFESVNIRSETPMRSNQKKYKKQAYVFRRTRKRIETLFSQLCDQFMIKRNYAKSFDGFRTRILAKITALTSIQYINKYVLNRSTNNIKIQIT from the coding sequence ATGACTGACTTGCAAGTAGTTGCACTAAGTTTGACAGCTGAATATATGTCAATCGATAGCGAAAATCTGCTTTTTCAATTGATTCCTTTGGATTCGATTGAAAATCTTTTGGAAAGAAGCCAATTTAACAAACGCCGCCGAAAATTATTGGAGTTTACTGAGCGATTACGAAAGGGTTTAAGCCATAATTTTATCGAATTTGAGGATTGCTTTATAATTGATTCAATGCCATTGGAAATTTGCAAAATAGCAAGACATAGAAGAGTTAAAATCTGTAAAGAAAATTTTGAAACTGCTCCTGAGAAGGGGTTTTGCGCATCTCAAAATACTTGGTTCTATGGATATAAACTGCACGCCGTATGTACAATGTCGGGCGTTTTTAGCTCAATTGACATTACCAAAGCCAATGTTCATGACATAGCATATTTAAAAGATGTTAAATCGCAATTATCTGATGCAGTGCTACTTGGTGATCGTGGATACATATCAAATCAACAGCAAGTAGACTTGTTTGAATCAGTTAATATTCGCTCGGAAACGCCAATGAGAAGTAATCAGAAAAAATACAAAAAGCAGGCATATGTTTTTAGAAGAACCAGAAAAAGAATTGAAACGCTTTTTTCCCAATTATGTGATCAGTTTATGATCAAAAGAAATTACGCCAAAAGTTTTGATGGTTTTAGAACAAGAATTCTTGCAAAAATTACTGCTTTAACTTCGATTCAATATATAAATAAATATGTGCTGAATAGAAGCACAAATAACATCAAAATTCAAATCACTTAA
- a CDS encoding transposase → MEKKTASRKRRKYDENYKQEILKMINSGRSVPEVARTMGLGENLVYRWKAESRTQENPEEKSVNSELDQLRKQIRQLETERDILKKALVIFGRGT, encoded by the coding sequence ATGGAAAAGAAAACGGCCAGCCGAAAACGTCGTAAATACGATGAAAATTACAAGCAGGAGATTTTAAAGATGATCAATTCTGGCCGCAGTGTGCCTGAAGTTGCTCGGACGATGGGATTAGGCGAGAACCTGGTGTACAGGTGGAAAGCTGAATCAAGAACCCAGGAAAATCCTGAGGAAAAGTCTGTAAACTCTGAATTAGATCAACTTCGCAAACAAATTCGGCAACTTGAGACAGAGAGGGATATTTTAAAAAAAGCGCTCGTTATTTTTGGCCGGGGGACATAA
- a CDS encoding IS3 family transposase (programmed frameshift): protein MSGERRVFDKEFKLMSVELSNSRTDLSALAKELDVPPAMLYRWRRELSAKQNGSFPGNGKVILSETEQELARLRKELRDTQLERDILKKAGRHFLQERWQIFRFIKDYRKIFPIEKMCMVFKVSRSRFYTWLSSELSNAAIENQALTEKIRVIHSKSKQTYGSPRVTRELIKQDVKVSRPRVARLMKKAKIRSIVKKKFRITTDSEHKYPVVENKLNRQFKVDKIATAWVSDITYIKTTQGWLYLTMILDLADRKIVGWALSSTMKAIDTVIPAWKMACKNRSITSELIFHSDRGIQYACNEFKSLLDKNPLVIRSMSRKGNCWDNAVAESFFKTLKAECVYQNTFINKQQAAVIVFEYIETWYNKKRIHSALGYVSPKEFEELLNKQKIAA from the exons ATGTCTGGAGAAAGAAGAGTATTTGACAAGGAGTTCAAACTAATGAGTGTTGAACTAAGCAACAGCCGCACAGACCTTAGTGCATTGGCAAAAGAATTAGATGTTCCGCCGGCAATGCTATACCGCTGGCGCAGAGAACTTTCTGCGAAACAAAATGGCAGCTTCCCTGGCAACGGAAAGGTGATTTTGAGCGAAACGGAACAGGAATTGGCCCGGCTAAGGAAAGAACTTCGTGACACACAACTTGAACGAGATATCTTAAAAAAGGCTG GTCGGCATTTTCTCCAGGAGCGATGGCAAATATTCCGGTTCATAAAGGATTACCGGAAAATATTTCCCATTGAGAAAATGTGCATGGTTTTTAAGGTAAGCAGAAGCAGGTTTTATACTTGGTTGAGCAGTGAATTATCAAATGCAGCCATTGAAAACCAGGCTCTTACTGAAAAAATCAGGGTTATTCATAGTAAAAGTAAACAAACATACGGAAGCCCCAGGGTCACTCGGGAGTTGATTAAGCAGGATGTAAAAGTGTCTCGTCCGAGGGTTGCCAGACTGATGAAAAAAGCAAAAATAAGAAGCATTGTTAAGAAAAAATTCCGCATCACAACGGATTCTGAGCATAAATATCCGGTTGTGGAAAATAAACTTAACAGGCAATTCAAAGTGGATAAAATAGCCACTGCGTGGGTATCTGATATAACGTATATTAAGACGACACAAGGCTGGCTATATCTCACCATGATACTGGATTTAGCTGATAGGAAAATAGTAGGATGGGCACTTAGCTCAACCATGAAAGCCATTGATACTGTGATACCTGCATGGAAAATGGCTTGTAAAAATAGAAGTATTACAAGTGAATTAATTTTCCACTCGGATCGGGGAATTCAATATGCTTGCAATGAATTTAAAAGCTTGCTGGATAAAAACCCCCTTGTTATTAGAAGCATGAGTCGAAAGGGAAATTGCTGGGATAATGCGGTTGCAGAGAGCTTTTTTAAGACTTTAAAAGCAGAATGTGTTTACCAAAATACCTTTATCAATAAGCAGCAGGCGGCAGTAATTGTATTCGAGTATATTGAAACCTGGTATAATAAAAAAAGGATTCATTCTGCTCTAGGATATGTCTCACCGAAAGAATTTGAAGAACTTTTAAACAAACAGAAAATTGCGGCTTAA